AACTATGACGGTTCCGAGAGCGAGCCGGATGTTCTTCCGACGCGAATTCCGAACCTGCTGGTTAACGGTTCCTCCGGGATCGCGGTCGGGATGGCGACCAATATTCCTCCACATAACCTGACGGAAACCGTCAGTGCCTGTTTGGCCTATATCGACAATCCGCAAATTGACATTTCTGGTTTGATGGAATATCTGCCTGGGCCGGATTTCCCAACTCACGGAATTATTAACGGTAGTGCCGGCATTCGTCAGGCGTATGAAACCGGCCGCGGTCGTGTGCAGATTCGTGCAAAAACCGCCATTGAAACTGACAAGAGCGGCAAATCGCAAATTGTGGTTAACGAAATTCCTTATCAGGTCAACAAGGCGAAGCTGATCGAGCGAATCGCCGAGTTGGTTAAAGAGAAAAAAATCGAAGGAATTACCGGTCTGCGTGATGAGTCGGATAAAGACGGTATGCGTATCGTTATCGAACTGCGTCGCGGTGAGGTTCCGGAAATTATCATTAACAACCTCTATAAGCAGACGTCGATGCAGACTGTTTTCGGTGTCAATATGGTCGCCTTGATCGACGGCCAGCCGAAACTGTTGAACCTTAAGCAGATTATCGAAGCGTTTGTTAAGCACCGCCGCGAAGTGGTTACCCGTCGTACGATTTACGAACTTCGCAAAGCGCGCGAGAAAGCACATATTCTTGAAGGTTTGGCGGTTGCGCTGACCAATATCGATGAAATGATCGAACTGATTAAGGCTTCTCCAAGCCCGGCGGTGGCTAAAGAGCGCATGATCGACCGCGACTGGCCGATCGGTTCTGTTGTCGATCTTTTGGAACGTGTCGAAATGGCGGATGTCCGCCCTGAAGACTTGCCGGAAGGATTTGGCGCCGAAGGTGCTATCTATAAACTTTCCCCGGTTCAGGCTCAGGCGATTCTGGAAATGCGTCTGCACCGTCTGACCGGTCTGGAACAGGATAAGATTCTTGACGAATACCGAGAATTGATTGCCAAGATTGCTGAATACCTTGAAATTCTGCGTAACCCGGATCGTTTGACCGAAGTGGTCAAAGAGGAATTGGTCGAAGTCGTGGAAAACTTCGGTGACGGACGCCGTACCGAAATTGACCACTCTTATCAGGATCTGGATGCAGAAGATCTGATTGCAGAAGAAGATCGTATCGTAACCATCTCTCAGGACGGTTATATTAAAGCGCAACCACTAAGTGATTACCGCGCGCAACGTCGTGGCGGTCGCGGTAAATCCGCGACGGCGATGAAGGAAGAAGATCAAGTTGGGCAGCTGTTTGTCGCCAGTACGCATGATATGCTGCTGTGTTTCTCAAACCGCGGTAAGCTTTACTGGCAGAAAACCTGGCAGTTGCCATTAGCCAGTCGCGGCAGTCGTGGTAAACCGATTGTTAATGTATTGCCACTGGAAGAAGGCGAACTGATTACTTCGGTATTGCCGGTGGATGAGTTTGATGACGAGCGCGTTGTCTTTATGGCAACCAAAAATGCGGTTGTTAAGCGTGTTGCTCTTAAAGACTTCTCGCGTCCGCGTGCCAACGGAATTATTGCTCTAGATCTTCTGGATGACGATGAACTGGTCGGCACGGCTCTGACTGACGGTCAGCAGGAAATTATGCTGTTCAGCGATATCGGTAAGGCGATCCGTTTTAAAGAGGATGATGTTCGTGTAATGGGGCGTACTGCTCGCGGTGTTCGTGGAATGAAACTTGCCGAAGGACACAACATTATCAGTATGCAGGTCGCTAAGCAGGATACTCTGATTTTGACAGCAACCGAGAACGGCTTCGGTAAATCCACCCCGGTGGATGATTACTCGACAATCAACCGCGGCGGTCAAGGAGTGATTTCCATCAAAACCACCGAGCGTAACGGTATAGTTGTCAAGGCGGTTGCGGTTACACCGGAACAGGAAATTGTGCTGATCACCAACAAAGGTACTCTGGTTCGTACCCGCGTCAGTGAAATCTCGATTGTTGGCCGAAATACCCAGGGCGTTAAGCTGATTAACGTGGGCGCCGGCGAGGCTGTAGTTGATATCGCTGTTGTCGATGTTGAAGACGACGATGAGTTGCTTGATGAAGAAAATCTCGATACGGCGGAAGTGGCAACCGAAAGCTCGGAAGATAAAGAACAGGAATAGAGTAACAGCCAGTCGTAACCTGTGAAATCAAAAGGTTGCGACTCTTTTTTAAGAGAAAATAACGATTATGAGATCATTTAATTTTAGTGCGGGACCGGCAATGCTGCCGGAAGCGGTGATGCGTAAAGCACAGGCGGAATTCCTTGACTGGAATGACACCACGATGTCGGTTATGGAAATGAGCCACCGTAGTGCGGACTACATGGCTCTGGCTCACCAGATGGAAGCCGATCTGCGTGAAATTATGGCGATTCCGGATAACTATAAAGTCTTGTTTGTGCACGGCGGCGCTTCTCTGCAGTTTTCGGCGATCCCAATGAACTTGACTCAACCAGGTGATACGGTTGATTACATTGATACCGGTGTCTGGTCTTCTAAAGCGATTAAAGAAGCCCGCCGTTTTGTTAATGTCAATCTGGTTGCCGGTGGTGAATCGAATCCGACAAAGATTCCGGATGCATCGGAATGGAAGTTTAGTGACGATGCGAAATACATTCACATCTGTTCGAATGAAACCATTACCGGTCTGGAATTTCAGGACGCACAGCTGGAGGCGGTATTTGCTCAGGGCAAGCCCGTGATTGCCGACATGTCTTCGAACATCATGTGCCGTCAAATCGACGTTTCCAAATATGCCATGATTTACGCGGGTGCTCAGAAGAATATCGGCCCGGCCGGCCTGGCGATTTTGATTGTACGGGACGATTTGATCGGTCACGAACGTGAAGATTGCCCGACCTTGATGAAGTGGTCGACTTATGCGGAAAACGAATCGATGTTTAATACACCGAATACTTGGGCCTGGTATCTTGCCGGTCTGGTTTTCCAATGGATTAAAGAACTGGGCGGTATTCAGGCGATTGAGGCGATCAATCAACGCAAGGCGCAAAAGCTGTATGACTATATTGATGCCTCCAATTTCTATCATAATCGTATTGATCCTTCAGAACGTTCGTGGATGAATGTTACCTTTGAATTGCCATCCGAAGAGATGAATGCGAAGTTTCTTGAGCAGTCCAAGTCAGCCGGCTTGTTAAGCCTGAAAGGTCACAGAGCCTTTGGTGGCATGCGTGCAAGTATTTATAATGCTATGCCGGAAGAAGGCGTCGATGCATTGATCGACTTTATGCAGAGCTTTGCTTTACAGCATGCTTAAAAACTGTTTTCCAGTGTGCTCCTAACCGCAAAAGCAATGCTTCGGCATTGCTTTTGTTTAATAAACCGAATCAATTTATGTAAGTTATGACGAAAACAACTGCCCAATCCGTTTCCGAACAGGAACAATTGACTGAAATCCGCAATCAAATCGATGCAATCGATCAACAGATTCAACAATTGATCGGTGAGCGTGCTGCCTGTGCGCATAAGGTTGCTGAAATAAAAACCCAAGGTGGGAAAGTGGATGCGGTTTTTTATCGCCCTGAGCGTGAAGCTCAAGTTTTGCGTGCGGTTAAAGAGCGTAACGACAGTCTGTTACCGGATAAAGAGATGGCGAAGTTGTTCCGTGAGATCATGTCGACCTGTCTGGCTCTGGAACAGCCGATCAGTGTTGCTTACCTCGGGCCGGAAGGCAGCTATTCGCATTCCAGCGTCATAAAACAGTTCGGTACGGCAGCACATCCGGTCGCGGTATCCAGTATTGAAGAGGTTTTTTCGGTTGTCGAAAAAGGCGAAGTCAATTACGGTATCGTGCCGGTCGAGAATTCTACGGAAGGTGAAGTTAAGGCGACTCAGGACGAACTTCTGAAAAGCAGCCTCAAGGTTTCCGGTGAGTTGGAGTTGGCGGTAGATCACTGTCTGTTGTCTCATGCCACTTCAAGCGATAAGGTTTCTAAGGTACTTGCGCATCAGCAGGCGTTGGGACAATGCCGCGAATGGCTGAAGAATAACCTTCCATGGGCGGAGCTTGAAGCGGTCAGTTCAAATGCCGCAGCGGCTAAAATTGCTCAGGAAGATCCGTCGGTAGCGGCGATTGCTTCGGAGCAGGCTGCGGATCTCTATCAGTTGCCGATTCTGGAATATCATATTTCCGATTCCAAGGCGAATACCACACGCTTCTGGGTTCTTGGTCGAGAGGATGTTGAGCCTAGCGGCGAAGACAAAACCGCTCTGGTACTCTCGATTAAGAACGAAGCGGGTGCGCTGCTAAAGATTCTCGATGCTTTTGCCAAGCGTCACATTAATATGACGCGCATTATTTCCCGACCATCGAAAAGTAAAAACTGGGATTATGTTTTCTTTATCGACCTGATCGGACATCAGCATGATGAAAATCTCAAGGAAGCTTTGCAGGAGGTCGTAGAACAGGCCGCTTTCGTCAAAATTCTGGGCTCTTTTCCCATCTCTCCACTATAACTATAGACAAACAAAGAAACGATTAGGCTATGAGTGAAACTTCAGAAAAGTTTATCGATCTGGTGCAGCCAGCAGTTACTAATGTCAGTCCTTACCAACCAGGCAAGCCGATTGATCAATTAAAGCGTGAATATAAAGTCAGCTATGTTTCCAAAATGGCATCCAATGAAAATCCTCTGGGATCCAGTCTCAAGGTAGCGACTGCACTGGTTAATTTCGCTAATCAAATGTCGCGCTATCCGGATGCGGACGGGCATAATTTGCGCGCTAAACTGGCTGAATTTCTTAAGATTGATATGAGTGAAGTCACTTTAGGTAACGGTTCTAACGAATTGTTGGAGCTGGTCGCTCGTGTATTCGCCGGTCCCGGTGACGAAATTATCTATTCACAATATGGTTTTGCGGTCTATCCGATTTCTGCTCAAATTGTCGGCGCCACGGCGGTGGAAGTCCCGGCGGTAAATTACGGGCATGATCTGCAGGCAATGTTGGCAGCGATTACGCCGAAAACGAAAATTATCTATGTAGCTAATCCAAATAATCCGACCGGAACCTTGTTCAGAAGAGATGAGTGGGAAGCCTTTATTTCTCAGGTTCCGGAGAACGTTATAGTGGTACTGGATGAGGCCTATCTGGAATATGCTGAAAACGCCTGTCGCGACGGTTCTTACCCGAATGGTGCGGAGTATTTCCGTGACTATCCGAATCTGCTGGTTTCGCGTACCTTTTCCAAGGCTTATGGATTGGCCTCACTACGTATCGGCTATATGCTGGGATGTGAAGAGATTCTTCAGTACATCAGTCGGTTACGTCAGCCGTTCAGTGTCAACGCCTATGCTCAGGTCGCCGCTATGACCGCATTGACGGATCCGCAGTTTGTCACTAAATCATTGCGTATAAACGATCAGGGGATGATGCAGATTCGTGCGGCCGTCGAAGCCAAAGGCTTGAAGGTTATCCCGTCTTATGCCAACTTCCTGACCATTGAATTTGGCGAAAATGCCATGGAGATTTACGACAAACTCCTGCATGAAGGCGTAATTGTGCGCCCGTTGGCGAATTACGGCATGGCAAATTTCTTACGTGTTTCGATCGGTAATAATCATGAGAACAGCCACTTTATGGGCGCTCTGAATAAAGTGCTGTAACGGGAAGTGACAATTTAAAAATGCGTACCGTACTTAATAAAATTACCGTGATCGGAGTCGGTTTGATCGGCGGTTCTTTTGCCAAGGGCATCAAACAGCTCGGATTGGCAAAAGAGATTCACGGCTTCGGTAACAACGAAGAAAACCTTAAAATGGCTGTCGATCTGCAAGTAGTGGATTCGTACAGTACCGATATCCAAACTGCGATGCAGGATTGTGATCTGGTTATGCTCGCCGTGCCTTTGGGTGCCATGCAGCCGGTTTTGGAAAGTCTGCGGCCGCATATTCCTCAGTCTGCGATTATTACCGATGCCGGGTCAGCAAAGCAGAGCGTAATCGATGCAGTCACGAAAGTGTTCGGTTATCTGCCTGAAAACTTTGTCCCGGGGCACCCGATCGCCGGTAAAGAGCAGAGCGGTGTTGCTGCGGCCGACGATCAGCTCTTTGTTGACCACAGAGTGATTCTGACTCCTGCCGAAAGCACGTCATCTGCAGCAGTGGAGACGGTTAAAAAATTATGGCTGGCATTGGACGCTCGTGTCGAAGTAATGAGCGCGGGCTTTCATGATGAAGTCTTTGCGGCCACTTCGCACTTGCCGCATCTTTTGGCCTTTGCTTTGGTGGAGATGTTGCATGAACATCCGGAACTTGGCAACGTCTTTAAATACACGGCGGGCGGTTTCCGAGACTTCAGCCGAATCGCTTCCAGCGATGCCACTATGTGGCGTGATATTTCCATCTATAATCATCAGGCGATTGCCAAATGGATGACCGAATATCGCGACTATTTAAGCGGCATGATTGAGCTGGTTGAAAAGCAGGATGCCGAAGCCTTGTATGAACTCTTTACGACAGCCAAGCAGGCCCGCGACCAACATATAGTGAACAAGCAGGATTAAAGATTACAGGGTTTGTAATGTAATGCTGCTAACGTATTGAATTTTAAGTTTTAAGAATGACAGAGAATTAAACTATGGCCAATATTCAGTTTCATGTACAGCCCGGTGGGAAAATTCAGGGCCGAGTTCGTGTTCCGGGTGACAAATCGATTTCGCACCGAAGCATTATGCTTGGTTCGATTGCCGAAGGAACCACAACCGTAACCGGTTTTCTGGAAGGGGCCGATGCATTGGCGACATTAAATGCATTTCGTGAAATGGGTGTGCAGATTGATGGGCCGGAAAACGGTAAGGTAACCGTGCATGGTGTCGGCTTGAAAGGGTTGCAAAAACCGAACAAGCCTTTGGATATGGGGAACTCCGGTACTTCAACGCGACTGCTGGCAGGGATTATTGCCGGACAGGATTTTGATGTGACTCTGGTCGGCGATGCTTCACTCTCAAAACGCCCTATGAAGCGTGTTGTCGATCCGTTAACTGAAATGGGTGCGGTGATTGAAACCCAGGAAGGCGGTACTTTGCCGATGGTGATCAGAGGTTCCGCTCATCCATTGAAAGCACTTGATTACACCTTGCCAATGGCGAGTGCTCAAGTTAAATCCTGTGTTTTACTGGCCGGCCTGTATGCCGATGGTACAACCTGCGCTTTGGAACCTGCTCCGACTCGAGATCATACCGAACGAATGCTGAATGGGTTTGGGTATCAAGTGAAATCGGAAAAAATCGATGCACAGCAAACCAAGGCTTGCCTTCAGGGCGGCGGTAAGTTGACGGCCTGCCATATCGACGTACCGTCCGATATCTCTTCGGCTGCTTTCTTTATGGTTGCGGCCGCAATTTCGGAAGGCTCTGACCTTGTGATCGAGCACGTTGGAATGAACCCGACACGTACCGGTATCATCGATATTCTTAAATTAATGGGCGCAGATCTGACTCTGGAAAACTTCCACGAAGTCGGAGGTGAACCTGTAGCAGATGTACATATTAAATATGCGCCATTGAAAGGAATTGAAATTCCTGAAGAGTTGGTAGCGCTGGCGATTGATGAGTTCCCGGTATTGTTTGTCGCGGCTTCTGCTGCAGAAGGTCAGACGGTGCTAACCGGTGCTGAAGAGTTGCGCGTCAAGGAGTCCGATCGCATTCAAGTTATGGCGGACGCCTTACAGGCTTTGGGAATTGACGCCCAGCCAACGCCGGACGGAATGGTGATTAACGGTGGCGAACAATGTACGCAGAAAGGGGAGATTCAAAGTCATCATGATCATCGAATCTCTATGGCGATGACGATTGCCGGTCTTAAAGCCAAGGCACCGGTGATTATTGACGATTGCGCAAATGTGAACACCTCCTTCCCTATTTTCCTTGATCTGATTAACCAGGTCGGGATGCAGGTCGAAGCTAAGGAAGCCTGATCATTATGAGTATGACAAAAAACATTATTGCGATTGACGGCCCGAGCGGTGTCGGTAAAGGGACTTTGGCGCAATGGCTGGCCTGTAAGACCGGTTTTCATTTTTTGGATAGTGGGGCGATCTACCGTTCACTGGCCTACGGCGTGATCGCTGATGGAATCGATTTGCAAGATGTGGCAGCATTGAGCGAATTGGCCAAGACACTGCCGGTTGAATTTAAAGCGACCAGTATTCTGTATAAAGGCGATGATATCACCTCTAAGGTGCGTACAGAAGACGTCGCAGCGGTGGCTTCCAAGGTCGCCGCCATTCCAGAAGTGCGACAGGCACTTCTGGAGCGCCAAAAGGCATTTGCACAAGAGCCGGGGTTGATTGCCGATGGACGTGATATGGGAACCGTCGTTTTTCCGGAGGCACCGGTTAAACTGTTTTTAACGGCCTCAGCAGAAATTCGAGCGGAAAGACGTGTTAAACAGTTGAAAAACCAAGGGAATGATGCTAATATCGCTCAAATTATTCAGGACATCAAGGCTCGAGACGAGCGTGACGCCAATCGTAAGACGGCGCCACTTAAGCCGGCTGACGATGCCATGCTGATTGATACATCAGATTTATCGATTGATGAAGTGTGTCAAAAAGCGGAATCTATTTTATGGGAAAAGGGTATTTTGAAATAACGCTTTTTGCCATAAAAAATCAGATATTTTTAGTTAAGTGTTTGATTTTGAAATGAATTTAATTGCCCCAGGGTTTCATTGAATCTGGGGTTTTGTTTTTTTATAAAATCGGCTCTTGGGAAGGCTGGTTTATCGTTAACTGACCCGACTGTTCCACGAAAACTCCCATGCGCAGTGGCAGGCGGTTGAGAAACTATTTGGTAATAAAATCCATGAGTGAATTATCTTTCGCTGAACTATTTGAAGCGTCTTTGCAAGAAGACAAATTTAAAACCGGCTCACTAATCATCGGTACCGTTGTTGGTCTTGATAAAGAAGCCGTTTTAGTTGATGCAGGTATGAAATCTGAATCAGCTATTCCAAAATCACAATTCCTAAACGCTGAAGGTGAGCTTGAAGTTGCTATTGGTGACGAAGTTGAAGTTTACCTTGAGACCCTAGAAGATGGTATGGGTGAAACTCGTCTGTCGCGTGAAAAAGCAAAACGCGCTAAGACTTGGGACCGCCTTGAAACAGCGATGGAAGAAAGTGAAATCGTTAAGGGTATGGTTACTGGTAAGGTCAAAGGTGGTCTTACAGTTGATGTTGAAGGTGTTCGTGGTTTCCTACCTGGTTCACTTGTGGATATCCGTCCGATCCGCGACTTCGGTTTCCTTGAAGGTAAAGAAGTTGAGCTTAAGCTAGTTAAGCTGGATCGTAAGCGTAACAACGTTGTAGTTTCTCGTCGTGCAGTTATCGAACAAGAATCTTCTGCTGAGCGTGAAGCAATTCTTGCGAACATGGAAGAAGGTTCAGTTCTTAAAGGTATCGTTAAGAACCTTACTGACTACGGTGCGTTCATCGATCTTGGTGGTGTTGACGGTCTTCTGCACATCACTGATATGGCGTGGCGTCGTGTTTCTCACCCATCTGAAATCGTACAGGTTGGTGATGAGCTAGAAGTTAAAGTTCTTAAATTCGACAAAGAGCGTAACCGCGTATCTCTTGGTCTTAAGCAGCTTGAAGAAGATCCATGGGCAGATATGGTTGCACGTTACCCAATCGGTGCTGAGGTTATGGGTAAAGTGGCTAACATCACTGACTACGGTGCATTCATCGAAATCGAAGAAGGCATTGAAGGTCTGGTTCACACTTCTGAACTTGACTGGACTAACCGCAACATCCACCCATCTAAAGTGGTTCACCTTGGTGAAGATGTTAAAGTTAAGATTCTTGATGTTGATCCAGAGCGTCGTCGTATCTCTCTATCCATCAAGCAGTGCACTGTTAACCCATGGGAAGGTTTCTCAGCGACTCATGCGAAAGGTGACAAAATCTCCGGTAGCATCAAGTCGATCACTGACTTCGGTATTTTCATCGGCCTAGACGGTGGTATCGACGGTCTGGTTCACCTGACTGACATCTCTTGGAACCAACCAGGTGAAGAAGCGATCCGCGAATTCAAAAAAGGTGATGAGCTAGAAACGATCATCCTTTCTATCGATCCTGAGCGTGAGCGTATCTCTCTTGGCCTTAAGCAGCTAGAACAAGATCCATTCGGACAGTTTGTTGCATCTAATGGTAAAGGTTCAATTGTAACTGGTACTGTTAAGTCTGTTGACGAGCGTGGTGCGGTTATCGACCTAGCTCCTGAAGTTGAAGGTTACCTTCGCGCTTCTGAGCTTGCTGAAGATACTCGTGATGCATCTTCAGTTCTTCGCGAAGGTGAAGAAGTTACTGCGAAGATCACCAACATTGATCGTAAAAACCGTTCACTTTCACTATCTGTGAAAGCGAAAGAAGCTCACGAAGAGCAAGAAGCGATCAAAGGTTACACTGAACAGCAGGCTGTTACTGGTAATACTCTTGGTGACCTTCTTAAGGACAAGATGTAATCTGAAATAAATTAGGTTCTCTAATTTATTAAGCCTCTAGAACAGATTTCTTTAAGTTATTGGTTTTAGAGGCTTTTTGGTCTAAATGATGGGGTTTTTATAAACTCTCTTTTTGTTAGTAATAAGATAAGAGTGAAATCAAATGACCAAGTCAGAACTGATTGAGTTAATTGCTCGCAAACAGACTCAGTTCTCGCAAAAAGATGTAGAGCTGGCTGTTAATCAAATTGTCGATTCAATGATCGATACTTTGTCGCAAGGTTCACGAATTGAAATTCGTGGTTTTGGAAGTTTCAGTCTTCATCATCGCAAAGCGAGAGTGGGACGAAATCCCAAAACAGGGGAAACAGTTGAACTGACGGATAAAAGAGTACCTCACTTCAAGCCTGGTAAGGCTTTAAGAGAGCGTGTCAATGATTCCAAAGACAATACTGACATTCTAGCCTGATCTATAGCTCTCAATTTGATTGAGAGTCTTAAAGGCCGCAAGCGTTTTATCGTTTGTGGCCTTTTTTATTTCTTCTTTATCTTGCTTATCACAGAAAGTCGTGAATATTGAGCCTGCTGATAGGCTTATTAATAGATTAAAAGTGTGATGCAAGTGCTTCACAACGCATCGTAAATACAGTTTTATCCGCCCGAATACCTTTTCTGCTCAGGGTTATTAGAAAACAATCTTTTTCTGATATTGAGCGCCTCTATCAATTTATTAATATCTATTAATTAGACACAAGGTCTCTCTGCCAACAAAAATAGGTCGTGCAATTACGCACGAAGTTTGAGGAGAGAGTGATGTCGCAAGGTAAATGTCCCTTTATGCACGGTGCCAATACCGAGGCAGCTGCTTCAGTAATGAACTGGTGGCCAAATGCTTTGAATCTGGATATTCTCCATCAGCACGATAGGAAAACCAATCCGATGACGGAAGGCTTTAACTATGCCGACGAGTTTAAGACGCTTGATCTGCAGGCGCTTAAAAACGATCTTAAGGCGCTGATGACCGACAGCCAAGAGTGGTGGCCGGCTGATTGGGGGCATTATGGTGGTTTGATGATTCGTATGGCGTGGCACTCAGCCGGTTCTTATCGGGTAGCGGATGGTCGCGGTGGCGCTGGAACCGGTAATCAGCGTTTCGCGCCGTTAAACAGCTGGCCGGATAATGTCAATTTGGATAAGGCGCGGCGTCTGTTGTGGCCGATTAAGAAAAAATACGGTAATAAAATCTCCTGGGCGGATTTGATGATTTTGGCCGGTAATATGGCTTATGAGTCCATGGGGTTGAAGACATTCGGCTTTGCTGGAGGTCGTGAAGACATATGGCATCCGGAAAAAGATATCTATTGGGGCTCTGAAAAAGAGTGGTTAGCGCCTACAGGAAGTGAAGGGAGTCGTTATTCCGGTGATCGTGATCTGGAAAACCCGCTCGCGGCAGTTATGATGGGCTTGATTTATGTTAACCCGGAAGGGGTCGATGGCAAGCCAGATCCATTGAGAACCGCCAAGGATGTGCGTGAAACTTTTAAACGTATGGCGATGAATGATGAAGAAACCGTCGCTTTGACTGCAGGCGGTCATACGGTCGGAAAATGTCACGGTAACGGAGATGCGGCAAATCTCGGGGCTGATCCCGAAGCTGCAGATATCGAAGAACAGGGGTTGGGGTGGAATAATCATCGTACCAGGGGCGTCGGTAGCAATACCGTGTCCAGTGGACTCGAGGGGGCATGGACCGC
The genomic region above belongs to Thiomicrorhabdus xiamenensis and contains:
- the gyrA gene encoding DNA gyrase subunit A, with product MAEFAREIIPIALEDEMEQSYLSYAMSVIVGRALPDVRDGLKPVHRRVLYAMNELKNDYNKPYKKSARIVGDVIGKYHPHGDTAVYDTIVRMAQPFSLRYMLVDGQGNFGSVDGDSPAAMRYTEIRMAKIAHQLLADLEKETVNFSENYDGSESEPDVLPTRIPNLLVNGSSGIAVGMATNIPPHNLTETVSACLAYIDNPQIDISGLMEYLPGPDFPTHGIINGSAGIRQAYETGRGRVQIRAKTAIETDKSGKSQIVVNEIPYQVNKAKLIERIAELVKEKKIEGITGLRDESDKDGMRIVIELRRGEVPEIIINNLYKQTSMQTVFGVNMVALIDGQPKLLNLKQIIEAFVKHRREVVTRRTIYELRKAREKAHILEGLAVALTNIDEMIELIKASPSPAVAKERMIDRDWPIGSVVDLLERVEMADVRPEDLPEGFGAEGAIYKLSPVQAQAILEMRLHRLTGLEQDKILDEYRELIAKIAEYLEILRNPDRLTEVVKEELVEVVENFGDGRRTEIDHSYQDLDAEDLIAEEDRIVTISQDGYIKAQPLSDYRAQRRGGRGKSATAMKEEDQVGQLFVASTHDMLLCFSNRGKLYWQKTWQLPLASRGSRGKPIVNVLPLEEGELITSVLPVDEFDDERVVFMATKNAVVKRVALKDFSRPRANGIIALDLLDDDELVGTALTDGQQEIMLFSDIGKAIRFKEDDVRVMGRTARGVRGMKLAEGHNIISMQVAKQDTLILTATENGFGKSTPVDDYSTINRGGQGVISIKTTERNGIVVKAVAVTPEQEIVLITNKGTLVRTRVSEISIVGRNTQGVKLINVGAGEAVVDIAVVDVEDDDELLDEENLDTAEVATESSEDKEQE
- the serC gene encoding 3-phosphoserine/phosphohydroxythreonine transaminase; translated protein: MRSFNFSAGPAMLPEAVMRKAQAEFLDWNDTTMSVMEMSHRSADYMALAHQMEADLREIMAIPDNYKVLFVHGGASLQFSAIPMNLTQPGDTVDYIDTGVWSSKAIKEARRFVNVNLVAGGESNPTKIPDASEWKFSDDAKYIHICSNETITGLEFQDAQLEAVFAQGKPVIADMSSNIMCRQIDVSKYAMIYAGAQKNIGPAGLAILIVRDDLIGHEREDCPTLMKWSTYAENESMFNTPNTWAWYLAGLVFQWIKELGGIQAIEAINQRKAQKLYDYIDASNFYHNRIDPSERSWMNVTFELPSEEMNAKFLEQSKSAGLLSLKGHRAFGGMRASIYNAMPEEGVDALIDFMQSFALQHA
- the pheA gene encoding prephenate dehydratase, which codes for MTKTTAQSVSEQEQLTEIRNQIDAIDQQIQQLIGERAACAHKVAEIKTQGGKVDAVFYRPEREAQVLRAVKERNDSLLPDKEMAKLFREIMSTCLALEQPISVAYLGPEGSYSHSSVIKQFGTAAHPVAVSSIEEVFSVVEKGEVNYGIVPVENSTEGEVKATQDELLKSSLKVSGELELAVDHCLLSHATSSDKVSKVLAHQQALGQCREWLKNNLPWAELEAVSSNAAAAKIAQEDPSVAAIASEQAADLYQLPILEYHISDSKANTTRFWVLGREDVEPSGEDKTALVLSIKNEAGALLKILDAFAKRHINMTRIISRPSKSKNWDYVFFIDLIGHQHDENLKEALQEVVEQAAFVKILGSFPISPL
- the hisC gene encoding histidinol-phosphate transaminase is translated as MSETSEKFIDLVQPAVTNVSPYQPGKPIDQLKREYKVSYVSKMASNENPLGSSLKVATALVNFANQMSRYPDADGHNLRAKLAEFLKIDMSEVTLGNGSNELLELVARVFAGPGDEIIYSQYGFAVYPISAQIVGATAVEVPAVNYGHDLQAMLAAITPKTKIIYVANPNNPTGTLFRRDEWEAFISQVPENVIVVLDEAYLEYAENACRDGSYPNGAEYFRDYPNLLVSRTFSKAYGLASLRIGYMLGCEEILQYISRLRQPFSVNAYAQVAAMTALTDPQFVTKSLRINDQGMMQIRAAVEAKGLKVIPSYANFLTIEFGENAMEIYDKLLHEGVIVRPLANYGMANFLRVSIGNNHENSHFMGALNKVL
- a CDS encoding prephenate dehydrogenase produces the protein MRTVLNKITVIGVGLIGGSFAKGIKQLGLAKEIHGFGNNEENLKMAVDLQVVDSYSTDIQTAMQDCDLVMLAVPLGAMQPVLESLRPHIPQSAIITDAGSAKQSVIDAVTKVFGYLPENFVPGHPIAGKEQSGVAAADDQLFVDHRVILTPAESTSSAAVETVKKLWLALDARVEVMSAGFHDEVFAATSHLPHLLAFALVEMLHEHPELGNVFKYTAGGFRDFSRIASSDATMWRDISIYNHQAIAKWMTEYRDYLSGMIELVEKQDAEALYELFTTAKQARDQHIVNKQD
- the aroA gene encoding 3-phosphoshikimate 1-carboxyvinyltransferase, producing the protein MANIQFHVQPGGKIQGRVRVPGDKSISHRSIMLGSIAEGTTTVTGFLEGADALATLNAFREMGVQIDGPENGKVTVHGVGLKGLQKPNKPLDMGNSGTSTRLLAGIIAGQDFDVTLVGDASLSKRPMKRVVDPLTEMGAVIETQEGGTLPMVIRGSAHPLKALDYTLPMASAQVKSCVLLAGLYADGTTCALEPAPTRDHTERMLNGFGYQVKSEKIDAQQTKACLQGGGKLTACHIDVPSDISSAAFFMVAAAISEGSDLVIEHVGMNPTRTGIIDILKLMGADLTLENFHEVGGEPVADVHIKYAPLKGIEIPEELVALAIDEFPVLFVAASAAEGQTVLTGAEELRVKESDRIQVMADALQALGIDAQPTPDGMVINGGEQCTQKGEIQSHHDHRISMAMTIAGLKAKAPVIIDDCANVNTSFPIFLDLINQVGMQVEAKEA
- the cmk gene encoding (d)CMP kinase, encoding MTKNIIAIDGPSGVGKGTLAQWLACKTGFHFLDSGAIYRSLAYGVIADGIDLQDVAALSELAKTLPVEFKATSILYKGDDITSKVRTEDVAAVASKVAAIPEVRQALLERQKAFAQEPGLIADGRDMGTVVFPEAPVKLFLTASAEIRAERRVKQLKNQGNDANIAQIIQDIKARDERDANRKTAPLKPADDAMLIDTSDLSIDEVCQKAESILWEKGILK